The Rhodamnia argentea isolate NSW1041297 chromosome 10, ASM2092103v1, whole genome shotgun sequence sequence TGTTTAGTGTCGAACCATTGTTTGTTATGCTGACTGGGTTCTAAAGAAAACAATCTAAGCATCTCCACTAAACCAGATGGACCCTTTTTGTGTTTTGGTGTCTTGAGCTCAATTAATGGTTTTTTGCATTGTTCTTTGAGGATTGCCTGTCTCTTGTTCTTTCTCATACGACTTATATTGAAAGCTTTAGGCATTTTGTTGTTGTAATAAAGTCACGCTCATGTTTTGGCCAGATGATTTTCCTTGTAGATTGGTATTGAATGGTCAAGAAAGATGAtaagaaaaaaagttatttgaCAAGAAACAAGACTGGTAGCCTAAGTGCGTTCATGTGCACTCCACACATAAAAACACACACATGTACATACACATGTTTGAAGGTCATCAAGTCCAGGTAGTAAGTCCAGGATGCTGTGAGAATGTGAGTATGAGTGCCGTGTGCGCGTGGTATGTATGTCAATGCCACCTGTGCTCCATGCAGCGGTTTTCTTTTCAATAGAGTAGATTATTTTGATTTGGGCTTAAGTACACAATTCCCTTCTAATCTAGATTTACCTGCTCAAAAATAGGGCAGTGCTGATGATCATTTGCTCTGTGTGACTACTTTAAATGGTGCTTAACTTCGTTTGTAGGAAGGGCAAATGGCTCGAATATGAATACCACCATGGGTGATCTTGACACTGAACTAGATGCCGCAACCTTCAATCAAATTGATGAGGGAAAACTCGATGAATCTTGCATTGTCGTAATGAAATTCATTTTGTTGCTCAGAGGGAAGGAAAACACAGATCTTATAAGTTATTCTCTCCCTTCCGTGTGTAATCTCGTTCGACTTATCTCCCTTAGTGCTTGAATCTTCCTTAAAGGACATTTCCATCAGAAAAAAGTTGGAGATGCCTTTACTTCAAAAAAAGAAGTCATCAAGGATACTCAAGTATGAGCAACTTGCTATATGGCATGGAGGTGACGCAGAACCTGGTAAAGGTTGCAGAAGAATGTCCAGGCCAACTCTCAACTTATAGGAGGAGAAAACACAAGCTCATGATTATTCCAAACCTGAGTGGGAGCTGCTCTAGGCATGTTAAGAATCCTGCTCATATTAGATATCTGTAGTATGTAAAGCCTCCATTCTTGTTGAAGTCGATCTGAAAATGATGTCTATATTGGCAGGCTAAATCTTCTCCTGCGACAAAATTAAAGTTACTCTACGTGTTATGATAAAGAGTATAATCGACTTATTATTGCACAAATCTCTATCATGCCGGGTGTGGCTTTGTTTATGCATATGAGCTACATGGATTTTTCCTTTATGTCTCTCGTGGAATGGTAGCCCTGAGAATTTAAGTCGAAGATGCTCCTCTTAGAATATGTTGATGGCATCGCGTCTGAGCTGGGCATATGAAGATAGATTGTTTTTCTATGGTGAAGGAAAAATCCATGTACTTCTCGTGGTGGGCAAGCCTGGTGTTCTCGTTAGCTTGGTACTATCTTGTAATGCAGATGGTGCTCGCAAATTGGAAATTATTCGTTTTACTTCCTCTACGAAATACAGTGGAAGCATCTGCAACACATCAAAGAGTGTTCGCAAGGCAAAAAAGTCACGTGTCTAAATCACAGCCTGTGTCGGCAGCTATATCACCTATACTGGCTAATGAGAAAGCTAGAGTAAATTCTGTGTAATTATGTTGGGCACAGAGATGTAACATACGTCAATCCTTCAGAAGCTTAGATTACATTCCCTTTGTTGTGACTATTGTTGGTATTTCTAGTAATGTCAATTGAAACCCGTCTTCTAGTTCCTCTTCCTACTGCCTCTACTGTTATTTCAACAAAatagaattggaaaaaagaagattGATTGATTCATCCAAATCATCATACTGCCGAATGTGAAGAACTAGAGCTGCCTCTGGTGCTGTCTAAAACCAAGGACGCGTACAGAAGCCGGTTCCATGTATCAGGCAGTCCAGGGAGACACCAATGGCTGCAATCAGCGTGAACTTCCGGATGTCTTTTCTCTTCCGCTGTCAATAACTTTCCTCCCCTGCTCGTGTACACCATCGGATGAGCATCTCTTCTATACTCTGACAGCTTTGTGATGTTCAGGTACGTTACCGGAATTCTCGTTTTCTGGATGGTTCTCTCTGTGACTTCTCTTATGGTGTGTGGAAATGTTTGTCTGTACGAATTATCCATGATAGGCTGGGTTTCGTTGTGACACCATTGCTTCCCTTGGTGTTCTGGCGATATACTCCGGAAATAGACTTTTGTTTCTGTTGGGTTGACGTTCTTATCGATCCAACCCCCCCAAGTCTTCATGGCTTTCTCGAATGCTAGCTCTGTCTCCATGTTCTGAAATAGCTCCTGCTTGTACCGGACAAAGTTCCAACTGCGAAATAGTAATTCAGGCTGCTGTCCAAGCTCTTAAGTGACGATAGGCAGTGCGCCGCAATCAATCGAGTTGTCGGGATAACTGTTGGTATTAACTTATGATTCGAGGTCTTGTTTTAAAGGCCTTATAGCAAGAAAGTGATCCTACTTGTGCATCGAACCAATTTCTTTCAGTATATGAAACAGTTAAAGATGAATCTGAAAATAGAATGGAATTCGAACCATACGTGTTGACCTTCCGTTGCTGCTTCCACCAATGACCGGTGTTGAAGATCATGATATTGGCACCTTTCCATTTCTTGGCTGAGGCGCAGATCTTGTCAAGATTAAGAATGCTGGTACCATTTGCACGGTCCAACTCTAGTCGAACTAGAAACGGGCTCCAATAGAATTCAACGGAGCAATTATAGTTCTGCAAACATTACCCGTTGCGTTGCATCATCCATAACCACAAAATAATTCTCAAAAGACCTCAAAACATCAATGGAGGAGAACTGTTTGCGAGATATTCACGGCCAGTGTAGATGAACTGTTTCCACTAACCTTAGCGCGAAAGACTTTGTACATGCCATCTCTGACCTCAACATGGGCATCGGATGAGGCAATGGATGAGTAAAGAAGACAAGCAAGAGATTCCCACTGGTTCCTGTTAAGCGAGTCCCCGACTATGATCACTCTCTTCCCTCTTAGCCTCGCTAGCATGTCTGTTCCATTGAACCTGAAAAAGAACATCTCTACACTTCCACTGAGAGGTCATTGCGCAACGATATGGTAATATACTCTCCTAGTGAAAATCCAAAAGCTACTTCAGTCTTACATGGTAGTCGGACATGAAAATTGCAGTCATTTGTTAAATTCGTCACTTGAACAAGCCGAATTCGAACTACTTTGCTACATGTGCTAGAATTTTATGTAAAGATGTCTCGGCTTACCTAGGGATAGCACATTGGTTACCTTCCCAACTCCATCGCTCGTACAGAGAATCGGGTCTACCGTTCCTTTGGCAACTCACCTGATTGCTTAGAAAGGGACACTGAGCTCCACTATAGAGAGGGCTCGCTTTCGGATCGTAATTCCATTTCCCGTCAAATATGTCGCATCCGTTTTGCTTCTCGTGCTCCGGCTCCCTACTTTCCTCGAAGCTGGGTGAATCGGACGATTGATTGGTAGATGATGGGAAGAGGTCTAACGAGGATGCAGCCAACACTTCCACGCTCCGTGGATTTGAGAGGTCTACTGAGTCACGGCCCTGCTTGAGGAGAAGAACTAACAAGACTAATCCAAGAAAGCTAGCAAGAGTGCAAATTCTCCATCTGCTATTGATGTTGGTGGAGCCAATATCCATCTCTAAGCACGAAAATATTAACCGGAAAGCAACTATCTGCAGAGTGAGCACAGAAAACCAATAGAGTCAATTCAAGTATCAAGCTCGGTTCACAAGATGATGATTCAGGTGCCAATTGCACCAGCATAAGACTGTTTGCAGGTGGTGTTAATGTATAGAAGAAGTAGCAGCAGGTACAATTTGGTTTGGGTTCGTCAATAGTTTCACTTCTATAAGGTTTGCGTTAGTTGGGTGGTAGATATAACGAAACCACTTTGAAGGCCTCATTTCCAACTCCCCATGGAATACCAAACCCGTTCCCTGCCAACTCTTGACCATCCTGAACTAGTTCTTTAGCCCCAAAAGCGAATAACCTGAGGCCCGTGTCACACCATTCTGCACTTTTGTAGTACACCTACTAACGGAAAAAACGATATCTGATTTGACTTCATGTGTTTTGATTCCTGAAGAAACACAAACCTACAAATCAGCTACCTTTTTGGGGTCAATAGCATGCTAGTTTCGTCTGTCTGAGTTGACAGTTCCGCATATAGTTGACTATTCGAACTATATGATGATGCCGTTTTCTCAACCATGCAATCCTTGTTAATAAAGGACTGGATTTAGATCTCGCCCCGACAAGAGCTACATACGTTTAACTAGCCAAAATTTTGGCATGTCGTTGTCCCTTTTGTGAACGTAGGTGGAGGACGAAGATGGTGATGAGTAGATAAGAAAGGAGCACTAGTCGCGCAAACCTGTTACCACATTGCAGTCGACCGGCCGCTTGTCGATATTGATGCATTCACTAGATGGTGTTGCATGTTCCTTGATCGCTTGCTAGTCACTTGCCATCATCGATCATGGTTGCTCTCGAAGCAGCGAAAGACTAGCTGTGACTTCCCATCCCAAGACAACATGGCAAAAGTCCCTTTTATGTTTACTAAAACTCGTGGACTGTCATCCTTATCAATAGCCAAAAAGTTCAAATGATGTATCGAGTAGTTTTTTAAGATGACCGCGATCAGAAAAAGTCTTAACCtaactctatatatatatatatatatcactttTAGAATTGAGTTGATAAGTATGGAATTTCTTCATCTTGTTATCACTTATCCTAATGGGTAATTCAAAGCATAAGTGATTAACTTATTTATCTTACATATAGTGCGGACATACAAACAATTTTGGTGATGCCCCGGCGAGatatgaaaat is a genomic window containing:
- the LOC115732961 gene encoding xylan O-acetyltransferase 1-like, coding for MDIGSTNINSRWRICTLASFLGLVLLVLLLKQGRDSVDLSNPRSVEVLAASSLDLFPSSTNQSSDSPSFEESREPEHEKQNGCDIFDGKWNYDPKASPLYSGAQCPFLSNQVSCQRNGRPDSLYERWSWEGNQCAIPRFNGTDMLARLRGKRVIIVGDSLNRNQWESLACLLYSSIASSDAHVEVRDGMYKVFRAKNYNCSVEFYWSPFLVRLELDRANGTSILNLDKICASAKKWKGANIMIFNTGHWWKQQRKVNTWNFVRYKQELFQNMETELAFEKAMKTWGGWIDKNVNPTETKVYFRSISPEHQGKQWCHNETQPIMDNSYRQTFPHTIREVTERTIQKTRIPVTYLNITKLSEYRRDAHPMVYTSRGGKLLTAEEKRHPEVHADCSHWCLPGLPDTWNRLLYASLVLDSTRGSSSSSHSAV